GCCCCGTCCCCGGCGCCGCCCTCACCGCGGAGGGGGCCGCCGCCGGATCGGGCCGCCGGGCCGTGCTGACCTGTCTGGCCATGACCTGGCTCAACCCGCACGTGTACCTGGACACCGTCCTGCTCGTCGGCTCCCTCGCCGCCGACCGCGGGGACCTGCGATGGGCCTTCGGCATCGGGGCCGGCCTGGCCAGCCTGACCTGGTTCGTCAGCCTGGGGTACGGGGCCCGGCTGCTGAGCGGCCTGCTCGCCCGCCCGTCGGCCTGGCGGGTGCTGGACGGGCTCGTCGCGGCGACGATGGTCACCATGGGCGGCCTGCTGCTGGCCCGGGCCTGAGCCGCATGTCGGCGGCGGGCACCAGCCGGTGCCCGGCA
Above is a genomic segment from Streptomyces sp. NBC_01233 containing:
- a CDS encoding LysE/ArgO family amino acid transporter — translated: MTHGTLTAALAGFGTGFSLLVAIGAQNALVLRQGARRHAVLAVVAICAVSDALLIALGVAGVGAFVTAWPAALTAVGLAGGVFLVGYGVLAARRVLRPVPGAALTAEGAAAGSGRRAVLTCLAMTWLNPHVYLDTVLLVGSLAADRGDLRWAFGIGAGLASLTWFVSLGYGARLLSGLLARPSAWRVLDGLVAATMVTMGGLLLARA